CCAGACACTCAGCCCCGGCCTCGAGCAGTGGCAGTACTTCCACTCGAGCCAGGCCACCGTCAAGGGCAGCAAGAACTACGCGGGCATCAAGGACCCTGTGGTCGATCACCTGCTCGACACGCTCATGGCCGCCCGCACCCGCGATGATCAGGTCGCCGCTGCGCGCGCGCTGGACCGGGTGCTGTCGTGGCACTACTACATGATTCCCAACTGGTACCTGGACAACCATCGCCTGGCCTACCGCAACCGGTTCGCCTTCGTCACCACGCCGCCCTACACCCTGGGCCTGAACAGCTGGTGGCTCAAGACTTCGGAGAAAGCCAAATGATGCCGACGCCTCGCCTGCGCCTGGCCTGCAGCCTGTTGCTCGCCTGCCTGAGCCTACCCGCGCTGGCCGCCCCGCAACACGCCCTGACGCTCTACGACGAACCGCCCAAGTACCCCGCCGACTTCAAGCATTTCGACTACGTCAATCCCGATGCCCCCAAGGGCGGGACCTTCCGCCAGTCCAGCTTCGGCGGTTTCGACAGCCTCAACCCCTTCATCAACAAGGGCGTATCGGCCGACAACATCAGCATCATCTACGACACCCTGATGCGCCAGAGCCTGGACGAGCCCTTCACCGAGTACGGGCTGGTCGCCGGCAAGATCGAGAAGGCCCCTGACAACAGCTGGGTACGCTTCTACCTGCGACCTGAAGCACGCTTCCATGACGGCCACCCCATCCGCGCCGAAGACGTCGTGTTCAGCTTCAACGCCCTCACCCAGCAGGGTGCGCCGTTGTACCGCCAGTACTACGGTGATGTCTCCGAGGTGATCGTCGAGGACCCGCTGCGCGTCTTGTTCAAGTTCAAGCACAGCAACAACCGCGAACTGCCACTGATCCTGGGCCAGTTGCCAGTGCTGCCCAAGCATTGGTACGAGACTCGCGACTTCACCCGCGGCAACCTTGAGATCCCGCTGGGCAGCGGCCCGTACAAGGTCGCCGAGGTCAAGGCCGGACGCTCGATCCGTTACGAGCGGGTCAAGGACTACTGGGCCAAGGACCTGCCGATCAACCGCGGCATGTTCAACTTCGACGCCATGACCTTCGACTCCTACCGCGACACTGCCGTCGCCCTCGAGGCGCTTAAGGCCGGGCAGTTCGACTATGCCCTGGAAGTCAGCGCGAAGAACTGGGCCACCGCCTACAACGTCCCTGCGGTGCGCGACGGGCGTCTGATCAAGGAAGAGTTGCCCAACGGCAATCCGGTCGGCATGCAGGGCTTCATCTTCAACCTGCGCAAGCCCGTGTTCCAGGACATCCGCGTGCGCCAGGCCCTGAGCCTGCTGCTCGATTACGAATGGACCAACAAGCAGCTGTTCAACGGTGCCTATACCCGCACCGGCAGCTACTTCGAAAACTCCGAGATGGCCGCTACGGGCCTCCCCTCCGCCGACGAGTTGAAGATTCTCGAGCCGCTGCGCGGCAAGATCCCCGAGCAGGTCTTCAGCGAGGCGTTCCACAATCCCGTCACCGACGGCAGCGGCATGATTCGCGAGCAGCAACGCAAGGCTTACCAGTTGTTGATGGACGCCGGTTGGAAGATCGAGAACGACAAGATGGTCGACGCCCAGGGCAAGCCGGTGTCGATCGAGTTTCTCCTGGCACAGACCGAGTTCGAACGCATCCTGCTGCCGTTCAAGCGCAACCTCGCCGACCTGGGCATCGACCTGACCATCCGTCGCGTCGACGTCTCGCAATACATCACGCGCCTGCGCTCGCGCGACTTCGACATGATCGTCGGCGGCTTCCCGCAATCCAACTCGCCGGGCAACGAACAGCGCGAGTACTGGACCAGCGCTGCCGCCGACCGCTCGGGCAGCCGCAACACCATCGGCCTGCGCGACCCGGCCATCGACCAACTGGTCGAAGACCTGATCAATGCCGACTCGCGCCAGAGCCTGGTCGCCCACACCCGCGCGCTGGACCGTGTACTGCTGTGGGGCTACTACGTCATTCCCAACTGGCACATCAAGACCTGGCGGGTCGCCTACTGGAACCACCTTGGCCATCCGAAGGTGTCACCCAAATACGATATCGGCATCGACACCTGGTGGATCAAGCCTGACGTGACCCCGGCCGTCAGCGAAGCGCGCGTGCCACTCGTGGACGAGGCGAACTGACATGCTTGCCTACATTCTGCGCCGCCTGCTGCTGATCATCCCGACCCTGTTCGGCATCCTCATCATCAACTTCATCATCGTCCAGGCCGCCCCCGGTGGCCCGGTCGAGCAGATGATCGCCAAGCTCGAAGGCTTCGATGGCGCCACCAGCCGCATTGCCGGCGGCGGTGCCGAAGTATCGGTAGCCGGCTCCAACTACCGCGGCGCCCAAGGCCTGGACCCGGCGCTGGTCGCTGAAATCGAACGCATGTACGGCTTCGACAAGTCAGCCCCGGAGCGGTTGTGGATCATGGTCAAGAACTACGCCCAGCTCGACTTCGGCGACAGCTTCTTCCGCGATGCCAAGGTCATCGACCTGATCGCCGAGAAGATGCCCGTGTCGATCTCGCTGGGGTTGTGGAGCACACTGATCATGTACCTGGTGTCGATCCCGCTAGGGATTGCCAAGGCGGTGCGCCATGGCAGCCACTTCGACGTCTGGACCAGCTCGGCGATCATCGTCGGCTACGCCATCCCCGCGTTCCTCTTCGCCATCCTGCTGATCGTGCTGTTCGCCGGTGGCAGCTATTTCGACTGGTTCCCGCTCCGGGGCCTGACGTCGAACAACTTCGACGAGCTGTCCACCACCGGCAAGGTGATGGACTACTTCTGGCACCTGGTGCTGCCGATCACCGCGCTGGTGATCGGCAACTTCGCCACCATGACCCTGCTGACCAAGAACAGCTTCCTCGACGAGATCAACAAGCAGTACGTGATCACCGCCAAGGCCAAGGGCCTGAGCCGCAACCGCGTGCTCTACGGCCATGTATTCCGCAACGCCATGCTGCTGGTGATCGCAGGCTTTCCGTCGGCGTTCATCGGTATCTTCTTCACCGGCTCCCTGCTGATCGAGGTGATTTTCTCTCTCGACGGCCTGGGCCTGATGAGTTTCGAAGCGGCCATCAACCGCGACTACCCGGTGGTGTTCGGCACCCTGTTCATCTTCACCCTGCTGGGGCTGGTGGTGAAACTGATCGGCGACCTCACCTACACCCTGGTCGATCCGCGCATCGACTTCGCCAGCCGGGAGCACTGACATGGCCCTCTCTCCCCTGAACCGCCGGCGCTTCGAGCGCTTCAAGGCCAACCGTCGCGGATGGTGGTCGCTGTGGCTGTTCCTGATCCTGTTCGGCCTGAGCCTGGGTGCCGAGCTGATCGCCAACGACAAGCCCATCGCCGTGCGCTACGACGGCGAGTGGTACTTCCCGGCGTTCAAGCGCTACCCGGAAACCACCTTCGGCGGCGAATTCCCGCTGGAAGCCAACTACAAGAGCCCCTATATCCGCGAACTGCTGGAAAAAAAGGACAGCTTCGTGCTGTGGGCGCCGATCCCGTTCAGCTACCAGAGCATCAACTACGACCTGAAGGTCCCTGCCCCCGCGCCGCCTTCGGCCGACAACCTGCTCGGCACCGACGACCAGGGGCGCGACGTGCTCGCCCGGGTGATCTACGGATTCCGCGTCTCGGTGCTGTTCGCCCTGACGCTGACCATCGCCAGCTCCATCGTCGGCGTCATCGCCGGTGCCCT
The Pseudomonas putida genome window above contains:
- a CDS encoding extracellular solute-binding protein; translated protein: MMPTPRLRLACSLLLACLSLPALAAPQHALTLYDEPPKYPADFKHFDYVNPDAPKGGTFRQSSFGGFDSLNPFINKGVSADNISIIYDTLMRQSLDEPFTEYGLVAGKIEKAPDNSWVRFYLRPEARFHDGHPIRAEDVVFSFNALTQQGAPLYRQYYGDVSEVIVEDPLRVLFKFKHSNNRELPLILGQLPVLPKHWYETRDFTRGNLEIPLGSGPYKVAEVKAGRSIRYERVKDYWAKDLPINRGMFNFDAMTFDSYRDTAVALEALKAGQFDYALEVSAKNWATAYNVPAVRDGRLIKEELPNGNPVGMQGFIFNLRKPVFQDIRVRQALSLLLDYEWTNKQLFNGAYTRTGSYFENSEMAATGLPSADELKILEPLRGKIPEQVFSEAFHNPVTDGSGMIREQQRKAYQLLMDAGWKIENDKMVDAQGKPVSIEFLLAQTEFERILLPFKRNLADLGIDLTIRRVDVSQYITRLRSRDFDMIVGGFPQSNSPGNEQREYWTSAAADRSGSRNTIGLRDPAIDQLVEDLINADSRQSLVAHTRALDRVLLWGYYVIPNWHIKTWRVAYWNHLGHPKVSPKYDIGIDTWWIKPDVTPAVSEARVPLVDEAN
- a CDS encoding microcin C ABC transporter permease YejB, whose translation is MLAYILRRLLLIIPTLFGILIINFIIVQAAPGGPVEQMIAKLEGFDGATSRIAGGGAEVSVAGSNYRGAQGLDPALVAEIERMYGFDKSAPERLWIMVKNYAQLDFGDSFFRDAKVIDLIAEKMPVSISLGLWSTLIMYLVSIPLGIAKAVRHGSHFDVWTSSAIIVGYAIPAFLFAILLIVLFAGGSYFDWFPLRGLTSNNFDELSTTGKVMDYFWHLVLPITALVIGNFATMTLLTKNSFLDEINKQYVITAKAKGLSRNRVLYGHVFRNAMLLVIAGFPSAFIGIFFTGSLLIEVIFSLDGLGLMSFEAAINRDYPVVFGTLFIFTLLGLVVKLIGDLTYTLVDPRIDFASREH